CCGCTCTACAAAAGGTAAGACGTACCAGGGGGCGCAGAGTTACGCCAGGGGGGTGTGAGTTGCCTCTCTCCACTCTCCGTGTGCGTCCGCGCACCCGTACGGCCGAACACATATCACACCGCACGGCCGGGGCGCGGCGTCACCCACCCCGCAGCCGTCGCAACCCAGCGTGATAGGAATCGTGGCAATCCGGTACGGACCGCCTGCGATGCGCGGCGCGGCGAACGGTCAGGGAGGAGTGCGCAATGGCCAGGAACGTCGTAGTCACCGGTGGGGGCACCGGCATCGGCCTGGAGGTGGCCCGGCGCTTCGCCGCGGCCGGCGAGCGCGTGGTGATCGTCGGCCGCCGCCCCGGCGTCCTCGACCAGGCCGCGCAGGAACTCGGCCCGAACGTCACCCCGCTGGTGTGCGACCTCGCCGACCCGGACGCGGTGGAGGCCGCGCTGGACGCGCTGCCCGCCCGGATCGACGTCCTGGTCAACAACGCCGGCAGCCGGGAGACCGTGCTCGGCGCCGGACCGCACGCGGTGCTGGCCCGCTGGCGCGGCGACTTCGAGCGCAACGTGCTGACCGCGGTGCTGCTCACCGAGTCCGTCCGCGACCGCTTCACCCCCGGCTCCGGCCGGGTGGTCACCGTCTCCTCCATCGCCGCGCTGCGCGGCGCGGGCTCCTACGGGGCCGCGAAGGCCTCCCTGCACGCCTGGAACCACTTCCTGGCCGCCCAGCTCGGCCCGTCCGGGATCACCGCCAACATCGTCGCCCCGGGGACGGTCGCGGGCACCGAGTTCTTCGGGCCGCGGCTGGACGACGCCGAGGTGGCGCGGCGCTCGGCGCGGACGCTGCTCGGGCGGATCGGCGAGTCGGGCGAGGTCGCGGCCGCCGTGTACTTCCTCGCCTCGGCGGAGGCGGGGTTCATCACCGGGGAGATCCTGCACTGCAACGGCGGGGAACTGCTCGGACGCTGACGCTGGCGCGTCCTACCCGGCCGGTCGGAAGGTGCGCAGTCGCAGGCTGTTGGTGACGACGAAGACGGAGGAGAAGGCCATGGCGGCGCCGGCGATCATGGGGTTGAGGAGTCCGGTGGCGGCGAGGGGGAGGGCGGCGAGGTTGTAGGCGAAGGCCCAGAAGAGGTTGCCTTTGATGGTGGTGAGGGTGCGGCGGGAGAGGCGGATGGCGTCGGCGGCGGTGCGCAGGTCGCCGCGTACGAGGGTGAGGTCGGCGGCTTGGATGGCGGCGTCGGTGCCGGTGCCGAGGGCGAGGCCGAGGTCGGCCTGGGCGAGGGCGGCGGCGTCGTTGATGCCGTCGCCGATCATGGCGACGGTGTGGCCTTCGGTTTGGAGGCGTCGGACGGTGGTGAGTTTGTCCTGGGGGAGGACGTCGGCGATGACGTCGTGGGCGGGGATGCCGATCTGGGCGGCGACGGATTGGGCGGTGGTGTGGTTGTCGCCGGTGAGCAGGAGGGGGTGCAGGCCGAGGGCGCGCAGGTCGGTGACGGCTTGGGCGCTGGTGGGTTTGACGGCGTCGGCGATTTCCAGGACGGCGTGGGCGGTGTTGTCCCAGCCGATGGTGATGGCGGTGTGTCCGGCGTGTTCGGCGGCGGTTTTCGCGGTGGCGAGGTCTGCGGGCAGGGGGGTGGTGAGGAGTGTTTCGCGTCCGGCGACCACGGTGTGGCCGTCGATGGTGCCGTGGACGCCGTGGCCGGGGGTGTTGGTGAAGTTCTGGACGGGGGGGAGGGTGCCGAGGCGTTCTCGGGCGGCGGTGGCGATGGCTTGGGCGATGGGGTGTTCGGAGGCGTGTTCGAGGGCGCCGGCCAGGCGTAGGGCTTGGTCCTCGGTGGTGTTGTCGGTGGTGTGGATGGCGAGGAGGGTCATGCGGCCGGTGGTGACGGTGCCGGTTTTGTCGAGGAGGACGGTGTCGATCCGGCGGGTGTTCTCCAGGACTTCGGGGCCTTTGATGAGGATGCCGAGTTGGGCGCCGCGTCCGGTGCCGACGAGCAGGGCGGTGGGGGTGGCCAGGCCGAGGGCGCACGGGCAGGCGATGATCAGCACCGCGACCGCCGCGGTGAACGCCTCGGCGGGGTTGTCGGTGGCCAGCAGCCAGCCGACCAGGGTGCCGAGGGCGATCAGGATCACGATTGGCACGAAGACGGCGGAGATCCGGTCGGCGAGGCGTTGGGCGGCGGCCTTGCCGTTCTGGGCGTCCTCCACCAGCTTGGCCATCCGGGCGAGTTGGGTGTCGGAGCCGATCCGGGTGGCCTCGACGACCAGCCGGCCGCCCGCGTTGACGGTCGCGCCGGTGACGGCGTCCCCGACGGCCACCTCGACCGGCACCGACTCGCCGGTCAGCATCGAGGCGTCCACCGCCGAACTGCCCTCCACCACCCTCCCGTCGGTGGCCACCTTCTCACCCGGGCGCACCACGAACCGGTCCCCGACGGCGAGCTGCGCCACCGGCACGCGGACCTCCCGGCCGTCGCGCAGCACGGCGACGTCCTTGGCACCGAGCTCCAGCAGGGCCTTCAGCGCGGCGCCGGCCCGGCGCTTGGAACGGGCCTCCAGCCAGCGGCCGAGCAGGATCAGGGTGGTGACGGCGGCCGCGGTCTCCAGGTAGAGCGCGGAGGAGGCGTCGGCGCCGCCGACGGTGAGCGTGAAGGAGTGCCGCATCCCGGGCATCCCGGCGTCGCCGAGGAACAGCGCCCACACCGACCAGCCGAACGCGGCCAGGGTGCCGAGCGAGACCAGGGTGTCCATGGTGGCCGCGCCGTGCCGGGCGTTGGTCCAGGCGGCCCGGTGGAACGGCAGGCCGCCGTACACCACGACCGGGCCGGTGAGGGCGAACGCCAGCCACTGCCAGTCGTCGAACTGCAGGGCCGGGACCATCGAGAGCAGCACGACGGGGAGGCTGAGCACGGCGCTGACCAGCAGCCGTTCGCGCAGGGGGTCCGGCTCCCGGGCGGGTTCGGCCGGGGGCTCGGGCGCGGCGGGCGGCGGCGGGAGCGCGGCGGTGTAGCCGGTGGCCTCGACGGTGGCGATCAGGTCGGCGACGCTGGTGCCGGGGCCGAAGTCCACCCGGGCCTTCTCGGTCGCGTAGTTGACGCTGGCCTCGACGCCGTCGATCCGGTTGAGCTTCTTCTCGATCCGGGCAGCGCAGGACGCGCAGGTCATGCCGCCGATGGACAGCTCGACGCGGTCGCGCGGGGCGGCCGCGGGGTCGGTGGTGGTGCTCATCAGCTGGTCCGCTTCGCTTCGCTGGGTTCGCTCGGTGCAGGAGTGGGGGCGCGGGCGCGGGGGCGGCGCGGGCCGCCCCCGCGGGCGGGTCAGGAGGCCCGGCCGACCAGTTCGTAGCCGGCCTCGTCCACGGCGGCGGCGACCTGCTCGTCGCTGGGGGCGGGTTCGGCGGTGACGGTGACGGTGCCGGTCGAGGCGTCGGCGGCGACCGCGGTGACGCCGGGCAGCGCGGAGACCTCGCCGTTGATCGCCTTCTCGCAGTGGCCGCAGCTCATTCCGCTGACGGTGTAGGTGACGGTGCTGGGCATGGGGACCTCCGGGAGCGCGTTCGTGCCGCTGTGCCGCGTGCGGTGCTGACGATGACCACAGTACCCCCTGGGGGTATTCCGTCCAGGGGGTGGCACGTTCCGGTGCGCGCGGCCCGCGGCCCGCCCCCGAGGGTAGTCCGCGCCGGGCCGGGCGCGGCGACGGCGGGCGGCACCGCGCCGGGCCGCCCGCCGTGCGTCATCCGAACGGTCAGGCCCCGGCGGGCGCCCGCTCCTCGCGGCGCACCAGCAGGCGCAGCCACAGCAGGCCGAGCAGCGCGACGACGACCAGCCCGAGGACGTCGTACAGCGTGTACAGGTGCACCTGCCGCTGAGTGGGGTGCGGCAGGTAGCCGTTGGCGAACAGCTCCCGCTGCAGGTCGGTGGTGGTGGTGCGGACCACCAGCCAGACCGCGATGCCGTTCATGCCGTCCCACAGCGCGTGCAGCAGCGAGACGCCCAGGTAGGTGAGCAGGACCGGGGCGGTGAAGCGGAAGTGCGGGCCGCGCCGCTCGCGGAACAGCACGCCGCCGAGGACGCCGGTCCACAGGATGTGGCCGACCGGGGCGAGCAGGCCGCGCAGCACCTCGGTCTCCACCAGGTTCTCCAGCGACAGGCCGTGGACGGTCAGCACCGCGTTGAACGCGTAGCCGGCGCTCTCGAAGGCGGCGAAGCCCGCGCCGACCGCGGCGCCCAGCACCAGGCCGTGCCGCAGGCCGCGCACCGGGATGCCGCGGGCCACCAGCACCAGCGCGAAGAGCTTGACCGCCTCCTCGATCAGGCCGACCCCGAGGTACATCCACACCGAGGGCGAGATCAGGTACGTCTCCAGCACCGAGGCGCCCAGCACGCCGATGATCCCGCCGATGCCGAAGCAGGCCATGATCCGGCCCGGGCCGACGTCGGAGGCGAACCGCTCGTACGCCCAGACGGTGAAGACGGCCGGGACCAGGAAGCTGCCGAGCAGGACGACGGTCGGCACCAGGTTGCTGTTGGCGGTGGTGAAGGTGACCGCCACGCCGGCCACCCACAGGGCCAGGCCGATCAGCAGGATCCGCAGCCAGTAGCGGGTCGGCTCGGCGGTGCCCCGGCGGGGCGGGGGCACGTTCGGGCGGCCGCTCGGGTTGCCGTAACTCGGGGGTGTCGTGCCGTAACCGGACATCCGGGAGCCTTTCGTCGCCGCGAGCAGTGGTGAACGTACGGTATGACGATTTGGGATCATCGGCCCGGATTGTCCCGGTTTCGCCCGGACGGAGCAGGGTGCCCCCGGGTCCGATATGTTCGGAAGGTGCACCTTCGACGCGCGGACGGCGGGTCGGTCGACCGGACCGACGCGCTGCCGCCCAGCCGGCAGCGCAACGCCCTGCGGGCGGCCGACCTGCAGGACCTCTCCCTGCTGCGGCGCGCCGCGCCCGCCCTGGTCGCCATCGCGATCGTCTCGGTCGCCGACTACCTCTCCGGGCAGGACCGCTACCTCGCCCCGCTGATGGTCGTCGTCCCCTCGGTCGCCGCGCTCACCCTGCGGCCGCGCGAACTGCTCGCGGTCTGCTTCCTCGGCCTGCTGGCGCTGCTCGGCCTCAGCCGCTACGACCAGGTCGACAACCTCGCCGACAACCGCTTCCTGTACGGCGCGATGGTCAGCTACGTCGCGGTCACCGCGCTCAGCGCGGGCATCGCCGAGCTGCGGATGCGACGAGCCTCGGCCTTCGCGGCCGTCAGCTCGGTCGCGGAGGCCGCCCAGCGCGCCCTGCTGCGCCAGCCCGAACCGGTGGTCGGACCGCTGCGGCTGGCCGTGCGGTACGTCTCCGCCGCGGACGCCGCCCGGATCGGCGGCGACCTGTACTCCGTCCTCGACACCCCGTACGGCACCCGGGTGCTGGTCGGCGACGTCCGCGGCAAGGGGCTCGGGGCGGTGCAGACCGCCGCCGTGGTGCTCGGCGCGTTCCGGGAGGCCGCGTACGACGAGGAGCAGCTGCCCGCGGTGGCCGGGCGGATCGAGGCCAGCATGCACCGGCACGTGCCCGACGGGGAGTTCACCACCGCGGTGTTCGCCGCCTTCCGCGAACCCGGCAGCGTCGACCTGCTGCACCTGGGCCACGTCCCGCCGCTGCGGGTGCACGCCGACGGGACGGTCGAGGCGGTCGAGTTCGCCGACCCCTGGGTGCCGCTCGGCCTCGGCCACCTGGTCGCCGGCCGGCCCAGCCCCACCGCCGTGCCGTTCGGCCCGCGGGACGTCCTGGTGCTGTGCACCGACGGCGTGGTCGAGGCCAGGGGCGCCCGCGGCGGCGAGTTCTACCCGCTGGCCGAGCGCGCCGGGCCGCTGGTGCGCGACGGCTGGCGCTCGCTGGCCGACCTCGACGCCGCCGTCGCCCGCCTGTACGCGGACCTGCGGGCGCACACCGGCGGCGAACTCGGCGACGACGCGCTGCTGCTCCTCGTCACCCGGCCCGGGCCGGACGCGCAGAGCCAGGGCCGCACCGGGCCCTCACCGGGCCCTCACTTGGCGTCGCCGTAGCAGTCGACCACGGCGGTGGTCAGCGGGAAGCGGACCGGGGTGTCGCCGAAGACCAGGGCGGTGGCCTCCTCGGCGGCCCCGGCGACGGCGGCGGCCACCGCGTCCGCCAGGTCGGCCGGGGTGTGCACCACCACCTCGTCGTGCTGGAAGAACACCAGGTGCGGCCGGTCCTCGCCGGAGCGCAGCGCGGTCAGCCGGCGGCGCAGCGCGGCGAGCAGGGCCAGCGCCCAGTCCGCGCCGCTGCCCTGGATCACGAAGTTGCGGGTGAAGCGGCCCCGGGCGCGGGCCGAGCGGCCGCCCGCCTCGCCGGACTCCGGGGCCTCCGTCAGGTCCAGCCAGTCCGCCGAGGGCGGCGGGCAGACCCGGCCCAGCCGGGAGGAGACCACCCCGCCGTCCTCCCCGGTGCGGGCCGCCGCCTCCACGTACCCCATCGCCGCCGGGTAGCGCCGGTGCAGCGTGTTCAGCAGCGGGCCGATGCCGCCGCCGGTCTGGCCGTACATCGCGCCCAGCAGGCCCAGCTTCGCCTTCTCCCGGTCGCCCTGGAAGGCGCTCGCGGCGAGCGCCGCGTACAGGTCGCCGCCGGCCGCCGTCCGGGCCAGGCCCGCGTCGCCCGAGAGGGCGGCCAGCACCCGCGGCTCCAGCTGCGCCGCGTCCGCGACCACCAGCAGCCAGCCCGGGTCGGCCAGCACCGCGCGGCGCATGGTGCGCGGGATCTGCAGCGCGCCGCCGCCGCGCGAGGCCCAGCGGCCCGTCACCACGCCGCCCACCACGTACTCCGGGCGGAACCGGCCGCCGCGCGCCCAGGCCGCCTGCCAGGCCCAGCCGTGCGCCGCGTGCAGCCGGGACAGCTCCTTGTAGCGGACCATCAGGGCCGCCGCCGGGTGGTCCACCGACTTCAGCTCCCAGGAGCGGGTCGAGGACAGCTGGACGCCGCGGTCCGCGAACGCCTTGATCACCTGGGTGTGCGAGTCCAGGTTGAACGGGCGGGCGCCCAGCTCCCGCTGCACCTCCAGGGCCAGTTCGGCCAGCTTCGCCGGCGGCGTGCCCGGGACCGCCGGGCGCGGGCCCAGCAGCTCGGTCAGCAGCGCGTCGTGCACGTCGGAGCGCCAGGGCAGCCCGTCGTGCGCCATCTCGCAGGCCAGCAGCGCGCCCGCCGACTCGGCCGCCACCAGCAGCCGCAGCCGGGAGCGGGCCGCCGGGTCGGCGATCGCCGCGAGCCGCCGCAGCTGCTCGGCGTGCACCGCCACGGTGGCCGCCAGCTGGTCCGTCCCCGGCGGCAGCTGGAGCCGGTCCGGGGCGAACAGGCCGTCCTCGTCGGGCAGCGCGCCCTCCGGCAGGTCCGCCGGCACCGGCAGCCCGCGCAGCCGCGACCAGGCCGCGCCCAGCGAGCGCGGCGCCCCGAACCGGCCCTCCAGGCCCAGCAGCAGCGCCTCCGTCAGCCGCAGGTCGTGGCAGCGCGCCAGCCGCTCGGGCAGCGCGGCCAGCAGCGGGCCGTACGCGGTGTCGGCCGTCGGCCACACCCAGCGCGGGCGTGCGCGGCCTCCACCGCGGCCACCGCCTCGGCCAGCCGCGGCGCGGGCTCGGGCGGGCCCAGCGGCGCGCCGTCCTCGCCGAGCGGCTGCAGGCGGCCGCCGGGGCCGTGCGGGTCGGGCACCAGGGCGTAGCGCACGGGCGGCGACTCCTCTCGAACGCGTGCTCCGGGACGTGCCCCGGGCCGGCGGGCAGGACCTGTCGACGGTAGCCGGTGGCGGTGACAGCACGCGCCGCGACGCGGGGGAGGCCCGGAGGTGACGGTGCGTCACACCTGCGGTGGCGGGATCGCGCGGGTGCCGGCCGGGGCCGGGTGGCAGCTTGTCCTGACAGTGTTCCGCCAGCGCCCGGCGGCCCGTAGTGTCGCCGGCATGAGCGACAATCCCTTCTTCTCGCCCAGCACCCTGGTGTACGAGCTCCCGCCCTTCGCCGAGATCCGGGAAGAGCACTACCGCCCCGCCTTCGAGCGGGGCATGGCCGACCAGCTCGCCGAGACCGCCGCGATCGCCGCGGACCCCGAGCCGCCGACCTTCGACAACACCGTGGTGGCGCTGGAGCGTTCGGGAGCGGTGCTGCGCCGGGTGACGGCGGCCTTCTTCAACCAGGACTCCGCCGACACCACCCCCGGCATCCAGGAGCTCGACGCCGAGATCAGCCCCCGGCTGGCCGCGCACGCCGACGCGATCCACCTCGACGCCGCGCTGTTCGCCCGCCTGGACGCCCTGCACGGAGCGCGGCACGGACTCGGCCTGGACGCCGAGTCGCTGCGGCTGCTGGAGCGCCGGCACACCGCCTTCGTCCGGGCCGGGGCCCGCCTGGACGCCGACGGCCAGCGGCGGCTGCGCGAGATCAACGCCCGCCTCGCCGCCGACGCGGCCGCGTTCCGCAAGAACACCCACGACGCCTCGCTGGCCGGTGCCGTCGCGGTGGACAGCGCCGCCGCCCTCGACGGCCTCTCCGACACCGAGGTCGCCGCCGCCGCCGAGAACGCCCGCGCGCTCGGCCAGGACGGCCGCTGGGTGCTCAGCCTGAAGAACTTCTCCAACCAGAGCGAACTCGCCCGGCTCACCGACCGCGCGCTGCGCGAGCGCCTGCTGACCTCCTCGCTGCGCCGCGGCCTCGACACCAACGGCCCGCTCGCCGCCCGGATGGCCGCGCTGCGCGCCGAACGCGCCGCGCTGCTCGGCCACCCCACCCACGCCTCGTACGTGGTCGCCGACGAGACCGCCGGCACCGTCGAGGCGGTGGGCGCGATGCTCGGCCGCTTGGTCGCTCCCGCCGTCGCCAACGCCGAGCGCGAGGCCGCCGACCTGGCGGCCGCCGCGGCCGCCGACGGGATCGCCGAACTGGCCGCCCACGACTGGGCGTTCTACGCCGAGAAGGTGCGCGCCGAGCGCTACGAGGTGGACACCGCGGCGCTGCGGCCCTACTTCGAGCTGGAGCGGGTGCTGCGCGACGGCGTCTTCCACGCGGCGAACCTCGCCTACGGGCTGGCCTTCACCGAGCGGCCCGACCTGCGGGCGTACCACCCCGACGCCCGGGTCTTCGAGGTGTTCGACGCGGACGGCTCCGCGCTCGGCCTGTTCATCGGGGACTTCCACGCCCGGGAGTCCAAGCGCGGCGGCGCCTGGATGAACGAACTGGTGCCCCAGTCGCGGCTGCTGGGCACCCGCCCGGTGGTCGTCAACAACCTCAACATCGCGCACCCGGCGCCCGGCGAGGCCGCGCTGCTCAGCTGGGACGAGGTGCGCACCCTGTTCCACGAGTTCGGGCACGCCCTGCACGGGCTGTTCTCGGACGTCCGCTACCCGTCCTTCGCCGGGACGGAGGTGCCGCGCGACTTCGTCGAGTTCCCGTCCCAGGTCAACGAGATGTGGATGACCAGGCCCGAGGTGCTGGCCAACTACGCCCGCCACCACGTCACCGGGGAGCCGCTGGACGCCGCCGTGGTGGAGCGGATGCTCGCCGCCGAGAACTACGGGCAGGGCTTCCGGACCGTCGAGTACCTGTCGGCGGCGCTGCTCGACTGGGCCTGGCACACCCGCGGCGCGGACGACCCGGTCGTCGCGGACGCGGAGGAGTTCGAGGCGCGGGCGCTCGCCGAGGCGGGCGTCGCGGTCGCGGCGGTGCCGCCGCGCTACCGCACCGGGTACTTCAACCACGTGTTCTCGAACGGGTACAGCGCCGGGTACTACGCGTACATCTGGTCCGAGGTGCTGGACGCGGAGACGGTCGAGTGGTTCGGCGCGGACGGGCGCGGGGTGCGGGAGAGCGGGCAGCTGTTCCGGGAGCGGCTGCTGTCGCGGGGCGGCAGCCGGGACGCGCTGGAGTGCGTGCGGGAGGTGCTGGGGCGGGAGCCGGAGATCGGGCCGCTGCTCGCCCGGCGGGGCCTGGAGTAGTGCCGTGCGCCCGCCCGCGCCCCCCTCCCGGGCGCGGGCGGGGCGGTCACCGGGTGAAGACCGGGCCGTAGCCGGGGGCGGGGCGGCCGTCGGGGGTGAGGGCGCAGTAGCCGCCGGTGCCGCGGCACCAGTACCACATGGTCCAGCCGGCGGCGAAGGTGCGCATGGCGGCGACCTGGCGGCGGACCAGTTCGGCGTTGCCGGGGGTGGCGGCGGAGGGCGGGCCCCACTCGCCGACCAGGACCGGGAGGCGGTGGGCGCGGGGGTAGGCGGTGACGGCGGCGGTGTAGGCCTCGACGAAGCCGCCGGACGGGTCCCAGTCCCGGCCGGCCTCGACGGCGGTGTCGTAGAAGTGCGGGGCGTAGCCGATCCGGTCGGCCCCGGGGCGGGGGTCGGCGAAGCCGGGCAGGCTCGTGGGGACGCCCTGGCCGACCAGGACGGTGGGTTCGACGAACAGCCAGGCGTCGCGGTCGACCCGGCGCACGGCGTCGATCAGCCGGCGGTACATGCCGGCCAGCCGGCCCCGTTCGAGGGCGGCGGAGGCGGCGGCCAGGACGGCCGGGTCGGCCGGGTCGCCGTCGACCGGGCCGAAGGGCTCGTTGAACAGGTCGTAGCCGAGCAGGGCGGGCTTGCCGCGCAGTTCGCGGGCGACGGCGGTGTACAGCTCGGACTGGGCGCGCCGCAGGTCGGGGTCGTCGTACAGGTGGCGGAAGGCGGCCTGGACGGAGGGCTGGAAGTAGCCGGCGAACCAGTCGTCCGGGTCGGGGGTGAAGGGCAGGCCGTCGTCGCGGGTGGCCCAGGCGGGGGCGCCGCCGTCGCCGCCGAGGAAGTACTGGCCGTAGACGTCCTGGTGGAAGTCGACGACGGCGTACAGGCGGTACTTCCCGGCCCAGTCGAGGAGTCGGCCGAGCCGGGCGAGCTGCCGCCGGTCGTAGTGGCCGCGGACGGGTTCCAGCCGGGACCAGGAGACCGCGATCCGGACCAGGCCGAAGCCGTTCGCGGCGAGCGCGCGCAGGTCGGCCTCGGTGGTCTCGTCGTACTTGTCGAGGTTGAAGCCGCGCAGGTCCAGGACGCGGCCGCGGGCGTCGGTGAAGGCGGTGCGGCCGTCGGGGAGGGTGGTGGCGGAGACCCGGCGGGCGTCGAACGGGGCACCGCCGCCGGACGGGCCGCGGTCGGCGGGCGGGCCGGCCGAGACGGTGCCGAGGACGGCGGCGGCGGTGAGCAGCAGGGCGGCGGCGGAGCGGAGGACGCGCACGGGGGCACCTCGCGGCGGGGTGGGGGAGGAGTGCGCCGATCCTGCCGGAGCCGCCCCCGCCGCACAAGAGGTGAGACATGCTCATGTTTTCCGCGCCGCGCGGACGGGCTCAGACCTCCGGGGCGGCCAGCATCGGCGGCAGGTCGGCGGCCGCGGAGAGCCGGCCCCACAGCAGGTCGGCCAGGGCCTGCACCATCCGGGCGCGCGGGCAGGGGCGGGTCTCCAGCCACCAGTCGCCGGCGGCCAGCACCATGCCGGTGATCGAGCGCCCCCAGGTCTCGGAGAGCAGCGGGCCGTCCCGGCCGAGGTCGATCTGCTGCTGGATGGCCCGGGTGATCTCCTCGGCGATCTGCCGCAGCGCGGGCGCCAGCGCGTTGCCCGCGCCGGTGGGGTCGCCGGGCTCGGGGTGGGTGAGCAGCCGGTACACCTGCGGGCGGGACTCGATCGCGGCCAGGTAGACGTCCAGCACGTGCTCGACCCGGTCGCGGCGCTCCAGCGGTTCGTTGAGGGCCGAGCGGACGGCGGCCAGCAGCCCGGCGGTGTGGCGCTGCGTCAACGCGCCGATCAGCCCGTTCCGGTCGCCGAAGTGCCGGTACAGGATGGGCTTGGTGATGCCCGCCTCGGCGGCGATCGCGTTCATGCTGGCGTTCGGGCCCTCGCGCTGGACGACCCGGTCGGCGGCGTTGAGCAGTTGTTCGCGGCGGGGTTCGGTGGTCATGCGCTGCTCCTCGTGCGGGCGGGTAGGCGGCTCGGCGGGCGTTGACACCGGTTACCTATCGGTAGCAGACTCGCCGCCATGTTACCGGAGGTAACAGCGCAGTGGCGCGGACCCTCCGGCCCGTACGACCGTCTCCTGGAGGCCGACATGACCACCTTCTCGCTCGACCCCGGGCCGGACCAGATCGCCGTCCGGGACTGGCTGCACGGCTTCGCCGCCGACGTGATCCGCCCCGCCGCCGCGGAGTGGGACGAGCGCGAGGAGACCCCCTGGCCGATCATCCAGGAGGCCGCCAAGCTGGGCATCTACTCGCTCGACTTCTACGCCCAGCAGTTCTTCGACCCGTCCGGCGTCGGCATCCCGATCGCCATGGAGGAGCTGTTCTGGGGCGACGCCGGCATCGGCCTGGCCATCACCGGCACCACGCTGGCCGCCGTCGCCGTCCTCGCCAACGGCACCGACGAGCAGATCGGCACCTGGGCCCCGCAGATGTTCGGCACCCCCGAGGACGTCAAGGTCGCCGCGTTCTGCTCCTCCGAGCCCGACGCCGGCTCCGACGTCTCCGCGCTGCGCACCCGCGCCGTCTACGACCAGGCCAAGGACGAGTGGGTGATCAACGGCACCAAGACCTGGGCCACCAACGGCGGCATCGCGCACGTCCACGTGGTGGTCGCCACCGTCGACCCCGAACTCGGCTCCCGCGGCCAGGCCTCGTTCGTGATCCCGCCCGGCACCGAAGGCCTCAGCCAGGGCCAGAAGTTCAAGAAGCACGGCATCCGCGCCTCGCACACCGCCGAGGTCGTCCTCGACGGCGTCCGCGTCCCCGGCCACTGCCTGCTCGGCGGCAAGGAGAAGCTCGACGCCCGCCTCGCCCGGGCCCGCGAGGGCACCAGGGGCGGCGGCAAGAACGCGGCCATGGCCACCTTCGAAGCCTCCCGCCCCGCCGTCGGCGCCCAGGCCATCGGCATCGCCCGGGCCGCGTACGAGGTCGCCCTCGACTACGCGAAGACCCGCGTCCAGTTCGGGAAGCCGATCATCGAGAACCAGGGCGTCGCCTTCCAGCTCGCCGACATGAAGACCCGGATCGACGCCGCCCGGCTGCTGGTCTGGCGGGCCTCCTGGATGGCCGTCAACAACAAGCCGTTCACCAGCGCCGAGGGCTCGATGTCCAAGCTGTACGCCGGGGAGACCGCCAAGTTCGTCACCTCGCAGGCCATGCAGATCCTCGGCGGCAACGGCTTCACCCGCGAGTACCCGGTCGAGCGGATGCACCGCGACAGCGCCATCTACACCGTCTTCGAGGGCACCAGCGAGATCCAGCGGCTGGTCATCGCCCGGGCCGTCTCGGGCGCGCCGATCCGCTGACCCGGCCGGCCCGGCTCAGAACTCCGGCTCGCGGCGCTCCAGGAACGCGGCCAGGCCCTCCCGGACGTCCGGCGCCGTCCGGGAGGCCCGCTCCCAGGGCGCCAGCGCGGCCGCGGCGTCCGCCGGGGCGACGGACAGCGCCGCCTTCACCGCGCCGATCGTCTGCGGCGAGCGCCGGGCCAGCAGGGCGGCGAACTCCCGCGCCCGGGCGTCCAGCCCGGCCGCCGGCACCACCTCGTCCAGCAGGCCGAACCGCTCCGCCCGGTCGGCGGGCAGCAACTCGCCCGAGAACAGCAGGTACTTGGCCCGGGCCGGGCCGACCAGCGCGGCCAGCCGCAGCGTCGGCACCGCCGGGTACACCACGCCCAGTTTCGCCGGGGTGATGCCGAGCCGGGCGTCCTCGGCGCCCAGCCGCAGGTCGCAGGCGAGCGCCAACTGGCAGCCGCCGCCCACGCAGGCGCCCCGGACCACCGCCAGCGTCGGGCGCGGGAACGCCGCCAGCGCCTCCTCCGCCGCCACGTTCAGCGCGTGGT
The window above is part of the Kitasatospora sp. NA04385 genome. Proteins encoded here:
- a CDS encoding glycoside hydrolase family 5 protein; translation: MRVLRSAAALLLTAAAVLGTVSAGPPADRGPSGGGAPFDARRVSATTLPDGRTAFTDARGRVLDLRGFNLDKYDETTEADLRALAANGFGLVRIAVSWSRLEPVRGHYDRRQLARLGRLLDWAGKYRLYAVVDFHQDVYGQYFLGGDGGAPAWATRDDGLPFTPDPDDWFAGYFQPSVQAAFRHLYDDPDLRRAQSELYTAVARELRGKPALLGYDLFNEPFGPVDGDPADPAVLAAASAALERGRLAGMYRRLIDAVRRVDRDAWLFVEPTVLVGQGVPTSLPGFADPRPGADRIGYAPHFYDTAVEAGRDWDPSGGFVEAYTAAVTAYPRAHRLPVLVGEWGPPSAATPGNAELVRRQVAAMRTFAAGWTMWYWCRGTGGYCALTPDGRPAPGYGPVFTR
- a CDS encoding TetR family transcriptional regulator, whose amino-acid sequence is MTTEPRREQLLNAADRVVQREGPNASMNAIAAEAGITKPILYRHFGDRNGLIGALTQRHTAGLLAAVRSALNEPLERRDRVEHVLDVYLAAIESRPQVYRLLTHPEPGDPTGAGNALAPALRQIAEEITRAIQQQIDLGRDGPLLSETWGRSITGMVLAAGDWWLETRPCPRARMVQALADLLWGRLSAAADLPPMLAAPEV
- a CDS encoding bifunctional 3'-5' exonuclease/DNA polymerase; this translates as MWPTADTAYGPLLAALPERLARCHDLRLTEALLLGLEGRFGAPRSLGAAWSRLRGLPVPADLPEGALPDEDGLFAPDRLQLPPGTDQLAATVAVHAEQLRRLAAIADPAARSRLRLLVAAESAGALLACEMAHDGLPWRSDVHDALLTELLGPRPAVPGTPPAKLAELALEVQRELGARPFNLDSHTQVIKAFADRGVQLSSTRSWELKSVDHPAAALMVRYKELSRLHAAHGWAWQAAWARGGRFRPEYVVGGVVTGRWASRGGGALQIPRTMRRAVLADPGWLLVVADAAQLEPRVLAALSGDAGLARTAAGGDLYAALAASAFQGDREKAKLGLLGAMYGQTGGGIGPLLNTLHRRYPAAMGYVEAAARTGEDGGVVSSRLGRVCPPPSADWLDLTEAPESGEAGGRSARARGRFTRNFVIQGSGADWALALLAALRRRLTALRSGEDRPHLVFFQHDEVVVHTPADLADAVAAAVAGAAEEATALVFGDTPVRFPLTTAVVDCYGDAK
- a CDS encoding M3 family metallopeptidase encodes the protein MSDNPFFSPSTLVYELPPFAEIREEHYRPAFERGMADQLAETAAIAADPEPPTFDNTVVALERSGAVLRRVTAAFFNQDSADTTPGIQELDAEISPRLAAHADAIHLDAALFARLDALHGARHGLGLDAESLRLLERRHTAFVRAGARLDADGQRRLREINARLAADAAAFRKNTHDASLAGAVAVDSAAALDGLSDTEVAAAAENARALGQDGRWVLSLKNFSNQSELARLTDRALRERLLTSSLRRGLDTNGPLAARMAALRAERAALLGHPTHASYVVADETAGTVEAVGAMLGRLVAPAVANAEREAADLAAAAAADGIAELAAHDWAFYAEKVRAERYEVDTAALRPYFELERVLRDGVFHAANLAYGLAFTERPDLRAYHPDARVFEVFDADGSALGLFIGDFHARESKRGGAWMNELVPQSRLLGTRPVVVNNLNIAHPAPGEAALLSWDEVRTLFHEFGHALHGLFSDVRYPSFAGTEVPRDFVEFPSQVNEMWMTRPEVLANYARHHVTGEPLDAAVVERMLAAENYGQGFRTVEYLSAALLDWAWHTRGADDPVVADAEEFEARALAEAGVAVAAVPPRYRTGYFNHVFSNGYSAGYYAYIWSEVLDAETVEWFGADGRGVRESGQLFRERLLSRGGSRDALECVREVLGREPEIGPLLARRGLE